The window GCTCTGGGTGATCCGCGAGAATGCCGGGCTGACCGGCACCAAAATATGGCTGCGGCATCGCACAATGCGGCGCCTGCACCGTTCACATGGACGGGGTCGCCACCCGCTCCTGCGGGATTTCGGTCGCCGAGGCCGAGGGCAAGAGAATCACCACGATCGAAGGGCTCGCCTCCGGTGCCTCGCTGCACAAGGTGCAGGAGGCCTGGATCGCCGATGCGCGGAGCAGCATGAAGGGCGTCGCGGCGCGCTACCCTGCTTTCGACAAGGCGCTGGCGCGCCCCGTCACGCTCGACCAGCGCATCAATCTCTGCCGTGCCAATCATCAGCAGGCAACACCGCTGTCTTACGAGAGCCGCGACATTCTGGCGCTGTCCGCCTTCGTTGCCCGCCAGTCGCGCGGCGTCGCGATCACCGCAGGCGACGATCCGCAAGCAAAGCCCTTCGTCGAACAGGGCCGCAACCTCTTCATGCAGCGCGAAGGTCAACTCAACCTCGCCTGCACCAATTGCCATGACGACAATTTTGACAAGCGCCTCGCAGGCTCGCCGATCACGCAAGCGCAGCCGACCGGCTATCCGCTCTATCGGCTGGAGTGGCAGACGCTGGGATCGCTGGAGCGGCGCTTGCGCAGCTGCATGATCGGTGTCCGGGCCCAGGCCTATGACTACGGCGCGCCCGAGCTGGTCGCGCTCGAGCTCTATCTGATGTCGCGGGCGCGCGGCATGCCGATGGAAGCGCCGGCGGTGCGACCGTAACGCGCAAATTAGGACTAGGCAGGCGTGGAACGGTCGCTAGTATCCCTCCCAAAGAATTGAATCATAGGGAGGGACTAACGTGGCTGACCATAAGATCTCGCGCCGTACGCTTTTGACGGGGACCGCGGCGGCTGGCGCGCTCAGCCTCACCGGGCTTCCCGCGCGCGCCGAAGTGAGTTGGAAGAAATACGCCGGGACCAAGCTCGAGGTGATCC is drawn from Bradyrhizobium diazoefficiens and contains these coding sequences:
- the soxA gene encoding sulfur oxidation c-type cytochrome SoxA — translated: MDGVATRSCGISVAEAEGKRITTIEGLASGASLHKVQEAWIADARSSMKGVAARYPAFDKALARPVTLDQRINLCRANHQQATPLSYESRDILALSAFVARQSRGVAITAGDDPQAKPFVEQGRNLFMQREGQLNLACTNCHDDNFDKRLAGSPITQAQPTGYPLYRLEWQTLGSLERRLRSCMIGVRAQAYDYGAPELVALELYLMSRARGMPMEAPAVRP